A genomic stretch from Carassius auratus strain Wakin chromosome 35, ASM336829v1, whole genome shotgun sequence includes:
- the LOC113054392 gene encoding vacuolar protein sorting-associated protein 26B-like: MSFFSFGQTAEIDIVLNDAETRKKVEHKTEDGKKDKYFLFYDGETVSGKVNVTLKNPGKRLEHQGIKIEFIGQIELYFDRGNHHEFVSLVKDLARPGEMAQSQTFDFEFTHVEKPYESYTGQNVKLRYFLRATISRRLNDICKELEIVVHTLSTYPELNSSIKMEVGIEDCLHIEFEYNKSKYHLKDVIVGKIYFLLVRIKIKHMEIDIIKRETTGTGPNVYHENDTIAKYEIMDGAPVRGESIPIRLFLAGYEMTPTMRDINKKFSVRYYLNLVLIDEEERRYFKQQEITLWRKGDIVRKSMSHQAAIASQRFEGSASSEKALSQAKEEDD; this comes from the exons ATGAGCTTCTTCAGTTTCGGACAAACTGCTGAAATTGACATAGTTCTAAATGATGCCGAGACGAGAAAAAAAGTCGAGCACAAAACAGAGGACGGGAAAAAGGATAAATACTTCCTGTTTTACGATGGGGAGACAGTCTCTGGGAAAGTCAACGTAACCCTAAAGAACCCAGGCAAGAGGCTCGAGCATCAAGGAATCAAAATAGAATTTATCGGGCAAATCG AGCTGTACTTCGACAGAGGTAACCATCATGAGTTTGTCTCTCTGGTTAAGGATTTAGCTCGGCCTGGAGAAATGGCTCAATCTCAGACCTTTGATTTTGAGTTCACACACGTGGAGAAACCGTACGAGTCCTACACAGGCCAGAATGTAAAACTACG CTATTTCCTGCGGGCGACCATCAGCAGGAGACTCAATGACATCTGCAAAGAGTTGGAAATTGTAGTGCACACACTCAGCACATATCCAGAACTCAACTCCTCCATCAAGATGGAGGTGGGAATTGAGGACTGTCTGCACATTGAGTTTGAGTACAACAAGTCCAA GTATCACCTGAAAGATGTGATTGTGGGGAAGATCTATTTCCTGTTGGTGCGAATTAAGATCAAACACATGGAGATTGATATTATTAAACGGGAGACAACAGGGACCGGGCCGAATGTGTACCATGAAAATGACACCATTGCAAAATACGAGATAATGGATGGAGCGCCTGTACGAG GTGAATCCATCCCCATCCGTCTTTTTCTGGCTGGGTACGAGATGACGCCCACTATGAGGGACATCAATAAAAAATTCTCTGTTCGTTATTACCTGAATCTTGTACTCATTGATGAAGAAGAGAGACGTTACTTCAAACAACAG GAGATTACGTTATGGAGAAAGGGAGACATTGTGAGAAAGAGCATGTCCCATCAAGCTGCCATCGCCTCCCAGCGCTTCGAGGGCTCGGCGAGCTCAGAGAAAGCACTCTCTCAAGCTAAAGAGGAGGACGACTAA